In a genomic window of Fusarium oxysporum f. sp. lycopersici 4287 supercont2.52 genomic scaffold, whole genome shotgun sequence:
- a CDS encoding uncharacterized protein (At least one base has a quality score < 10), which produces MSLAPGLANGGPGGLIYGFTFVWIGNLSVFSTLCELVSIAPTSGGQYHWVAMLAPRSCSKFLSYITGWLTLAGWQGTCAASSYLTGTMLQGVIVFMVPSYTAQTWQGTLIAWLLILIAIFVNTVISSMLPKLEGMILILHIVGFFAVLISLVTFGANGDAEHIFLEFRNTGGWSTQGLSWCVGLLGSVYSFVGVDCSFHMCEEVKNPSVAVPRSIMTSIVINGSMGLAIIIAMLYGATDIDKAISSATGYPSIEIIYQATGSMGGTAAITSFIITMSVSCLIGTIAATSRVFWSFARDHGLPFWPTLSQVNSWTGVPVWAIGITSIISCLLALINIGSTAVYNAIISIAVSSLYSSYLMAASLLLYRRVGKGFKLPDPSAFPALADTGAGEGQTLAWGRWHVPEQSGSRQRHHSEQQRRLQSDVISLLRSLPKAQAREMLQQLRDNADLPTVLSSMQGSADSMMRPSDLRTARAILPPTGSAIEFELRAQNNTVHPKVLPLNISSLMGLLQRRNNDRMRSALSNAANSLPSVFQSNSDCLQLTKPRHSSASSQVLVPRPFLSGQYCDSRLEKLRISYWTKVPVSNKLAATLISFDIETDHKIMGLFGADVFLEDLVECRQIFCSSFLVNAVLCLACQEYTAIKPHINLIRPAAFREAEMLWQGEGSDGSLVSLAAMGIFSAACIFEGKDKTGQEVATILRQEAERLGVCKSSASSSTTATLDLGSPELVRATSQIAWGAYNWLTYVISSRNQAYLNRTITGSMSSSIIANPSDFLRLYQSPGILRIGICHTQVIHVIWAQRSLTHAISDETPISERVPLAFAEGKYRKLLEWASALWSDMKRVEHCTSDLIIFQCYHVSCRRGHDISPVHRNTSDSHPKAIYAASINQLKDLVFSYRANYPEASFTSYFNPGLFTLSLALLEDLQDPLWRYYFYICAFLSMAMQKDAIAARETQEHLQEIEQSAQHHAAANEAFTSFIFDPVFSITSEAQVHAMADRFEEMVLFNEFIERDFT; this is translated from the exons ATGAGCTTAGCGCCCGGCTTGGCAAACGGGGGCCCAGGTGGTCTTATCTACGGCTTTACTTTCGTTTGGATTGGTAATCTTAGCGTTTTCTCTACCCTCTGCGAGCTTGTTTCCATCGCTCCTACGTCTGGCGGTCAGTACCATTGGGTGGCAATGTTGGCTCCTCGGTCTTGCTCCAAGTTTCTGAGCTATATCACGGGATGGTTGACTCTGGCCGGATGGCAGGGCACGTGTGCTGCGTCTAGCTACCTCACTGGTACTATGTTGCAGGGTGTCATTGTGTTTATGGTACCTTCATATACCGCTCAAACATGGCAGGGGACATTGATAGCCTGGCTGCTCATCCTTATCGCTATCTTCGTCAACACCGTCATCAGCTCTATGCTCCCTAAGCTAGAGGGCATGATCTTGATTCTGCATATTGTTGGCTTCTTTGCCGTTCTCATTTCACTGGTTACTTTTGGCGCTAACGGGGATGCCGAGCATATCTTCCTCGAATTTCGCAACACTGGTGGTTGGTCTACTCAAGGTTTATCTTGGTGTGTAGGGCTTCTGGGGAGCGTCTATTCTTTCGTTG GTGTCGACTGCTCTTTCCAC ATGTGTGAGGAAGTCAAGAACCCTTCTGTGGCTGTTCCCCGATCTATTATGACCAGCATCGTGATTAATGGCTCCATGGGCTTAGCCATAATTATCGCCATGCTGTACGGTGCAACCGATATCGACAAGGCCATCAGCTCTGCCACTGGATACCCTTCCATCGAGATCATCTACCAAGCTACAGGATCTATGGGCGGAACTGCCGCCATCACCTCTTTTATTATCACCATGAGTGTCTCTTGCCTTATTGGCACTATTGCCGCCACTTCCCGTGTATTCTGGTCTTTCGCCCGAGACCACGGTCTGCCATTTTGGCCAACTTTATCCCAG GTCAATTCCTGGACTGGCGTCCCCGTCTGGGCGATTGGCATTACAAGTATCATCTCCTGCCTTCTTGCCCTCATAAATATTGGCTCTACAGCCGTCTACAACGCGATTATTTCAATTGCCGTGTCGAGTCTTTACTCTTCCTACCTTATGGCTGCCAGCCTTCTCCTTTATCGCCGTGTCGGGAAAGGATTCAAGCTTCCAGATCCCAGCGCTTTCCCCGCTCTTGCCGATACGGGCGCCGGTGAAGGCCAAACTTTGGCCTGGGGCCGATGGCATGTTCCTG AACAGTCCGGCAGCCGTCAACGGCACCACAGCGAACAGCAACGTCGGCTCCAGTCTGATGTCATCAGCCTCCTGCGTTCTTTACCAAAGGCTCAGGCTAGGGAGATGCTACAGCAACTTCGAGACAATGCTGACTTACCTACTGTCCTCTCCTCTATGCAGGGCAGCGCAGACTCCATGATGCGGCCATCAGACCTGCGTACTGCCCGGGCAATATTGCCACCCACTGGATCCGCCATCGAATTTGAGTTAAGGGCACAGAATAATACGGTCCACCCGAAAGTACTTCCGCTGAACATTTCCAGCTTAATGGGATTGCTGCAGAGGAGGAATAACGATCGGATGAGGTCAGCCCTAAGCAATGCCGCTAACTCTCTGCCATCTGTATTTCAAAGCAACTCGGATTGCCTCCAACTTACGAAACCGCGGCATTCAAGCGCTTCAAGCCAAGTCCTAGTACCTAGGCCGTTTCTTTCTGGACAATATTGCGATAGCCGTCTTGAAAAGCTGCGGATCAGCTACTGGACTAAAGTGCCCGTGTCGAACAAACTCGCCGCTACCTTGATATCATTCGACATCGAAACAGACCACAAGATCATGGGCCTCTTCGGTGCAGACGTCTTTCTAGAGGACCTTGTCGAATGTCGCCAAATATTCTGCTCTTCCTTCCTCGTCAACGCTGTTCTATGTCTTGCATGC CAAGAGTATACAGCTATTAAACCTCATATAAACCTCATACGTCCTGCCGCGTTCAGAGAAGCGGAAATGCTATGGCAAGGAGAGGGATCCGATGGTTCGCTTGTGTCGCTAGCAGCGATGGGAATCTTTAGTGCAGCATGTATTTTTGAAGGCAAAGACAAAACTGGCCAGGAAGTGGCTACGATATTACGCCAGGAGGCTGAGCGATTGGGCGTCTGCAAGAGCTCTGCGAGTAGTTCAACTACAGCTACTCTCGACTTGGGGTCTCCCGAATTGGTGAGGGCAACCTCGCAAATTGCTTGGGGAGCCTATAACTGGCTAACGTATGTGATATCAAGTCGAAATCAGGCGTACCTTAACCGTACTATCACAGGATCCATGTCATCTTCTATCATCGCAAACCCATCCGATTTCCTCCGGCTTTACCAATCCCCGGGGATCCTCAGAATTGGGATCTGTCACACGCAGGTTATCCACGTCATCTGGGCACAACGTTCCCTAACACATGCCATCTCAGACGAAACACCAATTTCGGAACGTGTACCATTGGCCTTTGCAGAAGGAAAGTATCGGAAGCTCCTGGAATGGGCTAGCGCCCTTTGGAGTGACATGAAGCGGGTGGAACATTGCACGTCCGATTTGATCATATTCCAGTGC TATCATGTTTCATGTCGTCGTGGCCATGATATTTCGCCCGTTCATCGGAACACATCAGATAGCCACCCAAAAGCAATATATGCTGCTTCTATAAACCAGCTCAAAGATCTGGTCTTCTCCTACCGCGCGAATTACCCCGAGGCTTCTTTTACCTCCTACTTCAACCCTGGGCTCTTTACCCTTAGCCTAGCGCTGTTAGAAGATCTTCAGGACCCCTTATGGCGCTACTACTTTTATATCTGT GCATTTTTATCCATGGCTATGCAAAAAGATGCCATTGCGGCACGAGAAACCCAGGAACACTTACAAGAGATTGAGCAGAgcgctcagcatcacgctGCAGCTAACGAGGCTTTTACAAGCTTCATCTTCGATCCTGTGTTTAGTATAACTAGCGAAGCACAGGTGCATGCCATGGCAGATAGGTTTGAAGAGATGGTTCTATTCAATGAGTTCATAGAAAGAGACTTTACCTGA
- a CDS encoding 2,2-dialkylglycine decarboxylase (pyruvate) → MPSNNQDSNHEFRSPYPALDEDELARKSNAYLGNIGVSYRKELIVRSEGRSIWTASGHKFLDWTSGQMSCLLGHGHPEIVKVVAEHAAKLDHLFTGMLSPPVISLAERLCNMLPPGLDRAFFLSTGGESNEAAIKLAKVFTGKFEIVGLGASWHGMTAQALGVQYRYGRKGHGPNMPGMFALPAPNSYRSIFRNNDGSHDWEKEMIHGWSMIDMQSCGSLAACIVECIQSSAGIHVLPPGYLKALKRECDKRGMLLIVDEAQTGIGRSGDLMAIMHEGVVPDIVTLSKTLGNGLPLSAVVTSTEINDLCAKRGYCMYTTHANDPLPCAVGDKVLEIVMRDNLVENVRALGNILHAGLRNLQSKYNCIGDVRGRGLMAGVEIVSNRETKAADVELGQQIAENAFRRGLWANLSSDSYFSGTLRMAPSITSTEEEILEGLRILDEAFATTPGTQGLSA, encoded by the coding sequence ATGCCTTCAAACAACCAAGACTCTAACCACGAATTTCGTTCTCCATATCCGGCGCTGGACGAAGATGAGCTCGCCAGAAAGTCAAACGCGTACCTCGGCAACATAGGTGTTTCATATCGTAAGGAGCTCATAGTCCGTAGTGAAGGGCGCTCCATATGGACTGCATCCGGTCACAAATTCCTCGACTGGACTTCGGGTCAAATGTCTTGTCTTCTAGGACATGGCCATCCAGAGATCGTCAAGGTGGTCGCTGAGCACGCTGCTAAACTTGACCATCTTTTCACGGGAATGCTTTCACCTCCTGTTATATCCCTTGCTGAGCGTCTCTGCAACATGCTGCCACCAGGCCTTGACAGAGCATTCTTCCTCTCGACAGGAGGTGAAAGCAACGAGGCAGCTATAAAACTTGCAAAGGTCTTTACTGGTAAATTTGAGATTGTCGGCCTGGGAGCAAGCTGGCATGGAATGACTGCACAGGCGTTGGGTGTGCAGTACCGATATGGCCGCAAAGGACATGGACCCAATATGCCTGGCATGTTTGCACTTCCAGCACCCAATTCTTACCGATCCATCTTTCGTAACAATGATGGGTCTCATGACTGGGAAAAAGAGATGATTCACGGTTGGTCTATGATTGATATGCAGTCATGTGGCTCTCTTGCAGCATGCATCGTCGAGTGTATTCAGTCTTCTGCTGGTATTCATGTTTTGCCACCGGGATATCTCAAGGCTCTGAAGAGAGAATGTGACAAGAGAGGAATGCTTCTTATTGTGGATGAGGCACAAACCGGTATTGGGCGCAGTGGAGATCTCATGGCCATTATGCACGAGGGCGTTGTCCCAGATATCGTGACCCTGAGCAAGACCCTCGGAAATGGTCTGCCACTCAGCGCGGTTGTGACTAGCACTGAGATCAATGATCTGTGTGCCAAGAGAGGCTATTGTATGTATACTACACATGCAAACGATCCTCTTCCTTGTGCTGTTGGTGACAAGGTGCTTGAGATCGTCATGAGAGATAATCTTGTCGAGAATGTCAGGGCACTGGGAAACATTCTCCATGCCGGATTACGCAACTTGCAGTCCAAGTACAACTGTATTGGAGATGTTCGCGGCCGAGGCTTAAtggctggtgttgagattGTTTCCAACAGGGAAACGAAGGCAGCTGACGTCGAGCTTGGTCAACAGATAGCAGAAAATGCCTTCAGACGCGGTTTATGGGCGAATCTTTCGAGCGATTCCTATTTCAGTGGAACACTTCGCATGGCGCCATCAATCACTAGCACTGAGGAGGAAATACTGGAGGGACTTCGAATCTTAGATGAGGCTTTTGCAACTACGCCAGGTACGCAGGGGCTTTCAGCATGA